In Candidatus Hydrogenedentota bacterium, the genomic window GAACGCCGAAGAGCGCCGTTTCCAGGGTGGCTGTTCCCGAGGCCACCATGCAGAAGCGCGCCCGACGGAGTATATCGTACATGCTGCCAGTCTTAATCTCCAGCGGGAAGCTGCCGGCAATTTCACGGGCCTGCGCCGCGCGGGCTTCATCCACCACGGGCGTCATGAAGCGGGCTTCCGGGTGCGCCTTCGCGATTCCAGCCGCCACCTCAAGCATCGGCGCGAGCAGCCGCTTGATTTCCTGTTCCCGGCTGCCCGGCAACAGGCCAATCACCATTTCGCCCGCCGCGGCGCCATCGCCCTCGATCCGGCTGATGTGATCCAGCAAGGGGTGGCCCACGTAGCGGCAGGGCAGGCCCACCTTCTCATACAACGGCTGCTCGAAGGGAAAGATGACCAGCATCTTGTCCACGCAGGCGGCCAGCGTGTGGATGCGCTTTTTCTTCCACGCCCAAACCTGGGGGCTAATGTAATATACAACCGGGATGCCCAATTGTTTCAGGCGCTTTGCGAGGCGGATGTTGAAGCCGGGATAGTCGATCAGAACGACGGCGTCGGGGCGTGTGTCTTCGATATGAGCCAGCGTGTCCAGAAAGAGACGGCGGATACCGCGGAAATGCTTGACCACTTCGGTAAAGCCCATGATGGCCTCGCCCGCGAGATCGTGTCGCAGGGCCATGCCCGCCGCCGCCATCCGCTGGCCGCCCAGGCCCTCGCATTCGATGCCCGGCGATAGCGCGCGCAGGGCCGCGATGAGATTCGCGCCGTGGATGTCGCCCGAGGCCTCGCCGGCGACGAAGAAGAGGCGGAATGTGGCGTGGGGGGCCTGGCTTTGCCTATTTTCTGGTTGAGCAATAGCGTCGTCGGCGGACATCAAAGTGCCTCTAAAGTTCGCGGTCGCATAGGGACTGACGCGGACTCGTGCGCCACGGTAGCGGAAAGCTCCGCAATTTGGAAGCGTTCCAGTCCGAGGAATAGTTGTTGTGGAGTCCGTGGCTGTCCCGTCGCGGCCCGAGCGCACGCGACACTACAACGGGGCCCGTATTCAGGGGCTGTGTCGCGGATTGAGTTTGTGCTGGCGTATCCCGCACGTTTCCCTGACGACGGGACAGCCACGCGCATGGACGTGCCTGCTGTTTTCATTG contains:
- the lpxB gene encoding lipid-A-disaccharide synthase, producing the protein MSADDAIAQPENRQSQAPHATFRLFFVAGEASGDIHGANLIAALRALSPGIECEGLGGQRMAAAGMALRHDLAGEAIMGFTEVVKHFRGIRRLFLDTLAHIEDTRPDAVVLIDYPGFNIRLAKRLKQLGIPVVYYISPQVWAWKKKRIHTLAACVDKMLVIFPFEQPLYEKVGLPCRYVGHPLLDHISRIEGDGAAAGEMVIGLLPGSREQEIKRLLAPMLEVAAGIAKAHPEARFMTPVVDEARAAQAREIAGSFPLEIKTGSMYDILRRARFCMVASGTATLETALFGVPMVILYKVTTLTFWMAKFLVDIRYIGIVNILVGRGVVPEFIQNDIQPAQILPQALRLIAPSPERAQMIGDLREVQSMLGDGGASQNAAREILEVLDNTPP